In Oryzihumus leptocrescens, the following are encoded in one genomic region:
- a CDS encoding bifunctional ADP-dependent NAD(P)H-hydrate dehydratase/NAD(P)H-hydrate epimerase codes for MIDAYAVDDVRAAEEAAMSALPEGELMQRAAAGLAEVVAVRVARDGHVVVVVGGGNNGGDALYAAARLAERGFAVGAVTVSGHPHARGLAAALAAGVEVVESTGESATPEGARLLAAADVVVDGVLGIGGRPGLPPAARAVFDLVPDEAWLVAVDLPSGADPSGQDSSADRVFADETVTFGVAKPVHLLPATESAVGRLTVVDIGLEVDTVPAVQRLTHDDAARMWPVPGPGDDKYSRGVLGVVAGGEHYTGAALLSVTSAVCAGVGMVRYVGPSTPTALVRAQVPEAVMGPGRVQAWVVGPGLDAEDDSEAGRAQVAAAREALASGEPCVVDAGALDLLDGPRAAPTLLTPHAGELARALSRLTGRELTRAQVAGTPVTHARELADRTGCTVLLKGSTTLVVPAGSSRLPIRSQADAPAWLATAGSGDVLAGLAGTLLAAGLSPLDAGSLAALVHGLAGHAANPGGPVRALAVAHGIPGVVAGLLERPPGRA; via the coding sequence GTGATCGACGCCTACGCCGTGGACGACGTCCGGGCCGCCGAGGAGGCGGCCATGTCCGCGCTGCCGGAGGGCGAGCTGATGCAGCGGGCCGCGGCCGGGCTGGCCGAGGTCGTGGCCGTGCGGGTCGCCCGCGACGGCCACGTCGTGGTCGTCGTCGGCGGCGGCAACAACGGCGGGGACGCCCTGTATGCCGCGGCGCGCCTTGCCGAGCGCGGGTTCGCCGTCGGGGCGGTCACCGTGAGCGGGCACCCACACGCGCGCGGCCTGGCGGCCGCGCTGGCGGCCGGCGTCGAGGTCGTGGAGTCGACCGGCGAGTCCGCGACGCCCGAGGGCGCCCGCCTGCTCGCCGCCGCCGACGTGGTCGTCGACGGCGTGCTCGGCATCGGCGGGCGCCCGGGGCTTCCCCCGGCTGCGCGCGCCGTGTTCGACCTCGTGCCCGACGAGGCGTGGCTGGTGGCCGTCGACCTGCCCAGCGGCGCCGACCCCTCCGGCCAGGACAGCAGCGCCGACCGGGTGTTCGCCGACGAGACGGTGACCTTCGGCGTGGCCAAGCCGGTCCACCTGCTGCCGGCCACCGAGTCAGCCGTGGGACGCCTGACCGTGGTCGACATCGGCCTGGAGGTCGACACCGTCCCCGCGGTCCAGCGGCTCACCCACGACGACGCCGCCCGGATGTGGCCTGTGCCCGGGCCCGGCGACGACAAGTACTCCCGCGGGGTCCTCGGCGTGGTCGCGGGCGGCGAGCACTACACCGGGGCAGCCCTGCTCTCGGTGACCTCGGCGGTCTGCGCCGGCGTCGGCATGGTGCGCTACGTCGGCCCGTCCACCCCCACCGCGCTGGTGCGGGCCCAGGTGCCCGAGGCGGTCATGGGCCCCGGCCGGGTGCAGGCGTGGGTGGTCGGTCCGGGACTGGACGCGGAGGACGACTCCGAGGCCGGGCGGGCGCAGGTCGCGGCGGCCCGGGAGGCGCTGGCCTCCGGCGAGCCTTGCGTCGTCGACGCCGGGGCGCTCGACCTGCTCGACGGGCCCCGGGCCGCCCCGACGCTGCTCACCCCGCACGCGGGCGAGCTCGCAAGGGCGCTCAGCCGCCTCACCGGCCGGGAGCTCACCCGGGCCCAGGTGGCGGGGACGCCCGTGACCCACGCCCGCGAGCTGGCCGACCGGACCGGCTGCACCGTCCTGCTCAAGGGCTCGACCACCCTGGTCGTGCCGGCCGGGAGCAGCCGGTTGCCGATCCGGTCGCAGGCCGACGCGCCGGCGTGGCTGGCGACCGCCGGTTCCGGCGACGTGCTCGCGGGGCTGGCCGGCACGCTGCTCGCCGCCGGGCTCAGCCCCCTCGACGCGGGCAGCCTCGCCGCCCTCGTGCACGGCCTGGCCGGGCACGCGGCCAACCCCGGTGGTCCGGTGCGCGCGCTCGCGGTGGCACACGGCATACCGGGGGTCGTGGCGGGGTTGCTGGAGCGGCCCCCGGGCCGCGCCTGA
- the alr gene encoding alanine racemase, which produces MTAPDAAPSTSLSGGAPARATVDLDAIAGNVRTLREHAGDAGVMAVVKADGYGHGLLPSARAALAGGASWLGVAQLPEAMALREAGIDARVLSWLHVPGTDFAAAIGADVDLSVSATWALEEVAAAARTLGRTARIHLKVDTGLGRNGAYGADWPVLLDAARALEAEGAVRVVGVWSHFVYADAPDHPTVRLQQERFAEAVREAEKAGCDLEVRHLANSAATLTNPSAAFDLVRPGIAVYGLSPVPHLGDPASFGLTPAMTLTANLAVVKRVPAGQGVSYGHQYVTQRDTTLALVPVGYADGIPRNATNVGPVSVAGTRHTVSGRVCMDQFVVDVGPGAEVHPGDVAEIFGRGDAGGPTAEDWAQATGTISYEIVTRIGSRVPRVHVGGAR; this is translated from the coding sequence ATGACAGCACCGGACGCCGCCCCCTCCACCTCGCTGAGCGGTGGCGCCCCTGCGCGCGCCACCGTCGACCTCGACGCCATCGCCGGCAACGTCAGGACGCTGCGCGAGCACGCCGGGGACGCCGGCGTCATGGCCGTGGTCAAGGCCGACGGCTACGGCCACGGCCTGCTGCCCAGCGCCCGGGCCGCCCTCGCCGGCGGTGCCAGCTGGCTGGGCGTGGCCCAGCTGCCCGAGGCCATGGCCCTGCGGGAGGCCGGGATCGACGCCCGCGTGCTGTCGTGGCTGCACGTGCCCGGCACCGACTTCGCCGCCGCGATCGGCGCCGACGTGGACCTGTCGGTCTCGGCCACCTGGGCCCTGGAGGAGGTCGCCGCCGCCGCCCGCACGCTCGGCCGGACCGCACGGATCCACCTCAAGGTCGACACCGGCCTGGGTCGCAACGGCGCCTACGGGGCCGACTGGCCGGTGCTGCTGGACGCCGCCCGCGCGCTCGAGGCCGAGGGCGCGGTGCGCGTCGTGGGGGTGTGGTCGCACTTCGTCTACGCCGACGCCCCCGACCACCCGACCGTGCGGCTGCAGCAGGAGCGCTTCGCCGAGGCCGTGCGCGAGGCGGAGAAGGCCGGCTGCGACCTCGAGGTCCGCCACCTGGCCAACTCCGCGGCGACGCTGACCAACCCCTCGGCCGCCTTCGACCTGGTCCGGCCCGGCATCGCCGTCTACGGGCTCTCGCCGGTGCCGCACCTGGGCGACCCGGCCTCGTTCGGGCTGACCCCGGCGATGACGCTGACCGCCAACCTCGCCGTGGTCAAGCGGGTCCCGGCCGGTCAGGGCGTCAGCTACGGGCACCAGTACGTCACCCAGCGGGACACCACCCTGGCGCTGGTGCCGGTGGGCTACGCCGACGGCATCCCGCGCAACGCCACCAACGTGGGGCCGGTGAGTGTCGCCGGGACACGGCACACCGTCTCTGGCAGGGTCTGCATGGACCAGTTCGTCGTGGACGTCGGCCCCGGGGCCGAGGTCCACCCCGGTGACGTGGCCGAGATCTTCGGCCGCGGCGATGCCGGAGGGCCGACCGCCGAGGACTGGGCACAGGCCACGGGCACGATCTCCTACGAGATCGTCACGAGAATCGGGTCGCGGGTGCCCCGCGTCCACGTCGGAGGTGCACGGTGA
- a CDS encoding alpha/beta fold hydrolase, with protein MSPARNKTLTGLGVGLVAAGAAAAVGVAADRLVRARNTAIALDSSETYERVADEELVVVADDGVPLHVEVDHPTAPASGTGPVPTVVLSHGYTLSLRCWVFQRRALTAAGYRVVVWDQRGHGRSGTGSPEHYEVDQLGQDLARVIAEAAPEGPLVLVGHSMGGMTIMSLAVEHHDLIRERVIGVAFVATSPGGLSDVDWGMGNLMGTLVRRLGPRAVGQLAERQGVLASARKAGRGIEDFLVDRYSFASPVPLGIVRLTGDMILGTRLDVVSHFMPGFDRHDKREALAQFIGVETLVLNGAGDLLTPPDHSEEIVRLVPGAEHVVVNDAGHIIMLEHPDVVSEQLLALIERARRASAEHATVRRKPRVRRTVTDLAQQRRVSQVQGRRRRRAG; from the coding sequence GTGAGTCCCGCACGGAACAAGACCCTGACCGGCCTGGGCGTCGGCCTCGTCGCGGCCGGTGCCGCGGCCGCCGTGGGGGTCGCCGCCGACCGGCTCGTGCGGGCGCGCAACACCGCGATCGCGCTGGACAGCTCGGAGACCTACGAGCGCGTCGCCGACGAGGAGCTGGTCGTCGTCGCCGACGACGGGGTGCCGCTGCACGTCGAGGTGGACCACCCGACCGCACCTGCGAGCGGCACGGGCCCGGTGCCCACGGTCGTGCTCTCGCACGGCTACACCCTCAGCCTGCGCTGCTGGGTCTTCCAGCGCCGCGCGCTCACCGCGGCCGGCTACCGGGTCGTGGTCTGGGACCAGCGCGGCCACGGCCGCTCCGGCACCGGCTCGCCCGAGCACTACGAGGTCGACCAGCTCGGCCAGGACCTGGCCCGGGTGATCGCCGAGGCCGCGCCCGAGGGCCCGCTGGTCCTCGTGGGCCACTCCATGGGCGGCATGACGATCATGTCCCTGGCCGTGGAGCACCACGACCTGATCCGCGAGCGGGTCATCGGCGTGGCGTTCGTGGCCACCAGCCCCGGTGGCCTGTCCGACGTGGACTGGGGCATGGGCAACCTCATGGGCACCCTGGTGCGCCGGCTCGGGCCGCGCGCCGTCGGCCAGCTCGCCGAGCGCCAGGGCGTGCTCGCCTCCGCCCGCAAGGCCGGCCGCGGCATCGAGGACTTCCTCGTCGACCGCTACTCCTTCGCCTCCCCGGTCCCGCTGGGCATCGTCCGGCTGACCGGCGACATGATCCTCGGCACCCGCCTGGATGTCGTCTCGCACTTCATGCCCGGCTTCGACCGGCACGACAAGCGGGAGGCGCTGGCGCAGTTCATCGGCGTGGAGACGCTGGTGCTCAACGGTGCCGGGGACCTGCTCACCCCGCCGGACCACAGCGAGGAGATCGTGCGGCTGGTGCCGGGCGCCGAGCACGTCGTCGTCAACGACGCCGGCCACATCATCATGCTCGAGCACCCCGACGTCGTCAGCGAGCAGCTGCTGGCGCTCATCGAGCGCGCCCGCCGGGCCAGTGCCGAGCACGCCACCGTCCGCCGCAAGCCCCGTGTCCGCCGCACCGTCACCGACCTGGCCCAGCAGCGCCGGGTCAGCCAGGTGCAGGGCCGACGTCGCCGCCGTGCGGGCTGA
- the tsaE gene encoding tRNA (adenosine(37)-N6)-threonylcarbamoyltransferase complex ATPase subunit type 1 TsaE — protein MRAELTLDTVEDTQAWGARLGRCLRAGDLLLLTGDLGAGKTTLTQGIAEGLGVRGPITSPTFVIARVHPSLVGGPALVHVDAYRLGGFAELDDLDLDADLADSVTVVEWGHGLAEGLAEDYLEVTLTGADRRRVTVEGHGPRWTGAAAGELGTLLAG, from the coding sequence GTGCGGGCTGAGCTCACCCTCGACACGGTCGAGGACACGCAGGCGTGGGGCGCCCGGCTGGGCCGGTGCCTGCGCGCCGGTGACCTGCTGCTGCTCACCGGCGACCTCGGTGCCGGCAAGACCACGCTCACCCAGGGCATCGCCGAGGGCCTGGGGGTGCGCGGGCCGATCACCTCACCGACCTTCGTCATCGCGCGGGTCCACCCCTCCCTGGTCGGCGGCCCGGCCCTGGTCCATGTCGACGCCTACCGCCTGGGCGGGTTCGCCGAGCTCGACGACCTCGACCTCGACGCCGACCTGGCCGACTCGGTCACCGTCGTGGAGTGGGGCCACGGGCTGGCCGAGGGCCTCGCCGAGGACTACCTCGAGGTCACGCTCACCGGGGCCGACCGACGCCGCGTCACCGTCGAGGGCCACGGCCCGCGCTGGACCGGCGCGGCGGCCGGGGAGCTGGGCACCCTGCTGGCTGGTTAG
- the tsaB gene encoding tRNA (adenosine(37)-N6)-threonylcarbamoyltransferase complex dimerization subunit type 1 TsaB, translating into MLLLAIDTSTTAITVALHDGERVLAETATLDARRHGEHLAPGIEAALREAGASVADVTAVIAGTGPGPFTGLRVGLVTARTLAFARGIPVHGVCSLDAIAHQAWAERPAEVGQSFLVATDARRKEVYWADYAVTDAGPRRMEGPAVDKPSDLVDRVAGRAVAGRGPLLYPDLLGAGVPPLDVSAGHLAAVAAARLAAGEELGPPEPLYLRRPDAAPSVTRKSVL; encoded by the coding sequence GTGCTGCTGCTCGCGATCGACACCTCCACCACGGCCATCACCGTCGCCCTGCACGACGGCGAGCGGGTGCTGGCCGAGACGGCGACCCTGGACGCCCGCCGGCACGGCGAGCACCTCGCCCCCGGCATCGAGGCCGCCCTGCGCGAGGCCGGCGCCTCGGTCGCCGACGTCACCGCGGTCATCGCCGGCACCGGCCCGGGGCCGTTCACCGGCCTGCGCGTCGGGCTGGTGACGGCGCGCACCCTCGCCTTCGCCCGTGGCATACCGGTCCACGGCGTGTGCAGCCTGGACGCGATCGCCCACCAGGCCTGGGCCGAGCGCCCTGCCGAGGTGGGGCAGTCCTTCCTCGTGGCCACGGACGCGCGGCGCAAGGAGGTCTACTGGGCCGACTACGCCGTCACCGACGCCGGGCCGCGACGCATGGAGGGGCCGGCCGTGGACAAGCCCTCGGACCTCGTCGACCGGGTCGCCGGTCGCGCCGTGGCCGGCCGCGGGCCGCTGCTCTACCCCGACCTGCTCGGGGCGGGTGTGCCCCCGCTGGACGTCAGCGCCGGGCACCTCGCGGCCGTCGCCGCAGCCCGGCTGGCCGCGGGGGAGGAGCTCGGACCGCCGGAGCCGCTCTACCTGCGCCGTCCCGACGCCGCGCCGTCGGTGACCCGCAAGTCGGTGCTGTGA
- the rimI gene encoding ribosomal protein S18-alanine N-acetyltransferase yields MTQLRPLRWQDVPELVTLEQQLFAHDAWGEPTWWAELAQRPRRSYVVAQSGDSLAGYAGLDRGGDVADVMTIAVAPAHQGTGLGRVLLDRLVADARESGAEHLMLEVRADNEAAQRLYARSGFELLTVRRKYYQPGDVDAHVMRLHLKGDTP; encoded by the coding sequence GTGACGCAGCTGCGCCCCCTGCGCTGGCAGGACGTCCCCGAGCTGGTCACCCTCGAGCAGCAGCTGTTCGCCCACGACGCGTGGGGCGAGCCGACGTGGTGGGCCGAGCTGGCGCAGCGGCCGCGCCGCTCCTACGTCGTCGCCCAGTCGGGCGACAGCCTCGCCGGGTATGCCGGGCTGGACCGTGGCGGCGACGTCGCCGACGTCATGACGATCGCCGTGGCCCCCGCCCACCAGGGCACCGGGCTGGGGCGGGTGCTGCTCGACCGGCTCGTCGCGGACGCCCGCGAGTCCGGCGCCGAGCACCTCATGCTGGAGGTCCGGGCCGACAACGAGGCGGCCCAGAGGCTGTACGCACGCAGCGGGTTCGAGCTGCTGACCGTGCGCCGCAAGTACTACCAGCCCGGTGACGTGGACGCCCACGTCATGCGGCTGCACCTGAAGGGAGACACCCCGTGA
- the tsaD gene encoding tRNA (adenosine(37)-N6)-threonylcarbamoyltransferase complex transferase subunit TsaD — MTDQPLVLGIETSCDETGVGIVRGETLLVDAVASSVDEHARFGGVVPEVASRAHLEAMVPTIERASREAGIRLEDVDAVAVTSGPGLAGALLVGVASAKALAVALGKPLYGVNHLAAHVAVDIVEHGPLPEPTMAMLVSGGHSSLLLVPDVTHDIRSLGSTIDDAAGEAFDKVARVLGLPFPGGPYVDRAAREGDAAYIDFPRGLTSRRDMERHRFDFSFSGLKTAVARWVEARERDGQPVPVADVAASFQEAVTDVLTRKAVLACRENGVEDLLIGGGVAANSRLRAMAQERCDAAGIRLRVPRPGLCTDNGAMVASLGAQMVARGRTPSPLDLPADSSMPVSLVQA; from the coding sequence GTGACCGACCAGCCGCTGGTGCTCGGCATCGAGACCTCCTGCGACGAGACCGGGGTCGGGATCGTCCGGGGCGAGACGCTGCTCGTCGACGCGGTCGCCAGCAGCGTCGACGAGCACGCCCGCTTCGGCGGTGTCGTGCCCGAGGTCGCCAGCCGGGCCCACCTCGAGGCGATGGTGCCCACGATCGAGCGGGCGAGCCGCGAGGCGGGCATCCGGCTCGAGGACGTCGACGCGGTCGCGGTCACCTCGGGGCCCGGGCTGGCCGGGGCCCTCCTGGTCGGCGTCGCCTCCGCCAAGGCGCTCGCGGTGGCGCTGGGCAAGCCGCTCTACGGGGTCAACCACCTCGCCGCCCACGTCGCCGTCGACATCGTCGAGCACGGCCCGCTGCCCGAGCCGACCATGGCGATGCTCGTCTCCGGCGGTCACTCCAGCCTGCTGCTCGTCCCCGACGTCACCCACGACATCCGCTCCCTCGGCAGCACCATCGACGACGCCGCCGGCGAGGCGTTCGACAAGGTCGCCCGCGTCCTGGGCCTGCCGTTCCCGGGCGGCCCCTACGTGGACCGGGCGGCGCGCGAGGGCGACGCGGCATACATCGACTTCCCGCGCGGGCTGACCTCGCGGCGGGACATGGAGCGGCACCGGTTCGACTTCTCCTTCTCCGGGCTGAAGACCGCCGTGGCCCGCTGGGTGGAGGCGCGCGAGCGCGACGGGCAGCCGGTGCCGGTGGCCGACGTCGCGGCGAGCTTCCAGGAGGCGGTGACCGACGTGCTGACCCGCAAGGCGGTCCTGGCCTGCCGCGAGAACGGCGTCGAGGACCTGCTCATCGGCGGCGGCGTGGCAGCCAACAGCCGGCTGCGCGCCATGGCCCAGGAGCGCTGCGACGCGGCCGGCATCCGGCTGCGCGTGCCCCGCCCCGGGCTGTGCACCGACAACGGCGCGATGGTCGCCTCGCTCGGCGCGCAGATGGTCGCCCGCGGCCGCACCCCCTCGCCGCTGGACCTGCCTGCCGACTCCTCCATGCCGGTGTCGCTGGTCCAGGCCTGA
- a CDS encoding YkvA family protein, which yields MTRLLVVAGVALALWGLSCAVMVLLAHRLPPGLLRDVAEFLPACVTTARRLRGDPAVPRRARVALLVAVVWVVSPIDLLPEFLPVIGPLDDVVAVVLLLRYAARSVPRETLLAAWPASPRLLERVLDGRRRAPGPGPGLPG from the coding sequence ATGACCCGCCTGCTGGTCGTCGCCGGGGTGGCGCTGGCCCTGTGGGGGCTGAGCTGCGCGGTGATGGTGCTGCTGGCGCACCGGCTGCCACCGGGGCTGCTGCGCGACGTCGCCGAGTTCCTGCCGGCCTGCGTGACCACAGCCCGGCGGCTGCGCGGCGACCCCGCGGTGCCCCGCCGGGCCCGGGTGGCGCTGCTCGTCGCCGTCGTGTGGGTGGTCTCGCCGATCGACCTGCTCCCGGAGTTCCTGCCGGTGATCGGCCCGCTGGACGACGTCGTCGCCGTCGTCCTGCTGCTGCGGTATGCCGCGCGCAGCGTCCCGCGCGAGACCCTCCTGGCCGCCTGGCCGGCCAGCCCGCGCCTGCTCGAGCGGGTGCTCGACGGCCGCCGCCGGGCACCCGGGCCGGGTCCCGGCCTGCCCGGCTAG
- a CDS encoding nucleoside hydrolase, which translates to MPASHRLPVVLDVDTGVDDACAVLLAAMHPDLDLRAVSCVGGNAGVDDVVRNTLTVLDAAGRPDVPVARGAERPLLEPARDARHVHGQDGMGDLDWPRSTREPDGRHAVELLCDVLLEASTRPDEQKITLVPMAPLTNIALLLRMWPQAAAGLREIVFMGGAAHVGNATASAEFNVWHDPEAAAVVLEAAAELGVPVTMYGLDVFYDVRVTAGEAATLRSADPGGPGDLAGRLIAFQCERFGTPDATIGDAGAVCAVLDRAGLRTERLPVRVELAGTWSRGRTIVDRRDWSGDLAHDPHGQAPTSVDVALHVEAERYARLWLDTVGGRR; encoded by the coding sequence ATGCCCGCGTCCCATCGCCTGCCCGTGGTCCTCGACGTCGACACCGGGGTCGACGACGCCTGCGCCGTCCTGCTCGCGGCGATGCATCCGGACCTCGACCTGCGGGCCGTCAGCTGCGTCGGCGGCAACGCCGGGGTCGACGACGTCGTGCGCAACACGCTGACCGTGCTGGATGCGGCAGGGCGTCCCGACGTGCCGGTGGCCCGGGGCGCCGAGCGCCCGCTGCTGGAGCCGGCCCGGGACGCCCGGCACGTCCACGGCCAGGACGGGATGGGCGACCTCGACTGGCCCCGCTCGACCCGCGAGCCGGACGGTCGGCACGCGGTGGAGCTGCTCTGCGACGTCCTGCTGGAGGCCTCCACCAGGCCCGATGAGCAGAAGATCACGCTGGTGCCGATGGCGCCGCTGACCAACATCGCGCTGCTGCTGCGCATGTGGCCGCAGGCTGCCGCGGGCCTGCGCGAGATCGTCTTCATGGGCGGGGCTGCCCATGTGGGCAACGCGACCGCCTCGGCGGAGTTCAACGTCTGGCACGACCCCGAGGCGGCGGCCGTGGTCCTCGAGGCCGCGGCCGAGCTCGGGGTGCCAGTCACCATGTACGGCCTGGACGTCTTCTACGACGTGCGGGTCACCGCCGGAGAGGCCGCGACCCTGCGCAGCGCCGACCCGGGTGGCCCGGGTGACCTCGCCGGGCGCCTGATCGCCTTCCAATGCGAGCGGTTCGGCACCCCGGACGCGACGATCGGCGACGCCGGTGCGGTCTGTGCGGTCCTCGACCGGGCCGGGTTGCGCACCGAGCGGCTGCCGGTCCGGGTAGAGCTGGCCGGCACCTGGTCGCGCGGGCGCACCATCGTCGACCGGCGTGACTGGTCCGGCGACCTGGCCCACGACCCCCACGGCCAGGCCCCCACGAGCGTCGACGTCGCCCTGCACGTCGAGGCCGAGCGCTACGCCCGGCTGTGGCTGGACACCGTCGGCGGTCGCCGCTGA
- a CDS encoding PfkB family carbohydrate kinase → MGRVFVLGSLNVDLVTRVERHPRPGETLMGEGLARFAGGKGANQAVAARAAGADVVMLGAVGEDDGGAAYRRRLAALGIDAGPVSVEAGAVTGHAIITVDAAGENVIVVVPGANAAVSASHLSALDQAGPGDVLLASLEVPVAAVVAAVRRATGAGARVVLNLAPYAALPHDVVALADPVVVNEHEALALADAGQVPGSLLVTFGANGAAWDGIPAPAVGVPEGEVLDTTGAGDAFCGALAAALARGLGRDEALAAAMEAGAEAVRRHGAQPDPAL, encoded by the coding sequence ATGGGGCGGGTCTTCGTCCTCGGTTCGCTCAACGTCGACCTGGTCACCCGGGTCGAACGGCACCCGCGGCCGGGCGAGACCCTGATGGGGGAGGGGCTGGCACGGTTCGCCGGTGGGAAGGGCGCCAACCAGGCAGTGGCCGCCCGAGCTGCCGGAGCCGACGTGGTCATGCTCGGTGCGGTCGGCGAGGACGACGGGGGAGCGGCCTACCGGCGCCGGCTGGCCGCCCTCGGCATCGACGCCGGGCCGGTGTCGGTCGAGGCCGGCGCGGTGACCGGGCACGCGATCATCACCGTCGACGCGGCGGGGGAGAACGTCATCGTCGTCGTGCCCGGCGCCAACGCGGCGGTGTCGGCCTCCCACCTGTCCGCGCTGGACCAGGCCGGTCCCGGTGACGTCCTGCTCGCCTCCCTGGAGGTGCCCGTGGCGGCCGTCGTCGCGGCGGTGCGCCGCGCCACCGGCGCCGGCGCGCGGGTGGTCCTCAACCTCGCCCCGTATGCCGCCCTGCCGCACGACGTCGTCGCCCTCGCCGACCCGGTCGTGGTCAACGAGCACGAGGCGCTGGCGCTCGCCGACGCCGGGCAGGTCCCGGGGTCGCTGCTCGTGACGTTCGGGGCCAACGGCGCGGCCTGGGACGGCATACCGGCTCCCGCGGTGGGGGTCCCGGAGGGTGAGGTGCTCGACACGACCGGTGCGGGTGACGCGTTCTGCGGGGCGCTCGCGGCGGCGCTGGCGCGCGGGCTCGGCCGCGACGAGGCGCTCGCGGCGGCGATGGAGGCGGGAGCCGAGGCGGTCCGCCGCCACGGTGCCCAGCCCGACCCTGCCCTCTGA
- a CDS encoding THUMP-like domain-containing protein → MDLAAVEKLVSGEGWGLLQSLPPYDESSAMQLGHQLRLAGFDPELVAAALTQSRLRARARSKFGEFAAGMMFTADGLEQATRLELAARHASRFREAGVGHVLDLGCGIGSDAMAFAGLELVVTAVDADEVAAAIAGVNLRHWPSARTLVGTVEDTELPTGDAARHAGAWLDPARRLPGVSDARGRTRRVFNLQAISPSWDTVQEVARTLPATGAKLSPAFPHAALPPGAEAQWTSFGGEVLECAVWWGPLVERAGRSALLLGPDGSASTVSQADAAGPAPTAEALTGLGQFLYEPDRAVIRAGLVSALTAAVDGVEVDAGLGYVSADRAVDLPWARRFVVTEALPFHVKTLRAWLRERDVGNLTIKKRGVSTDADALRRQLRLTGSAELTVVLTRVAGQQVVLAVRPA, encoded by the coding sequence ATGGACCTCGCGGCGGTGGAGAAGCTCGTCTCGGGCGAGGGCTGGGGCCTGCTGCAGTCACTCCCGCCGTATGACGAGTCCTCGGCGATGCAGCTCGGCCACCAGCTGCGCCTGGCCGGCTTCGACCCCGAGCTGGTCGCCGCCGCCCTCACCCAGTCACGGCTGCGGGCCCGGGCGCGGAGCAAGTTCGGTGAGTTCGCCGCCGGGATGATGTTCACCGCCGACGGCCTGGAGCAGGCCACCCGCCTGGAGCTGGCGGCCCGGCACGCGTCGCGCTTCCGCGAGGCCGGGGTGGGGCACGTGCTGGACCTCGGCTGCGGCATCGGCTCCGACGCCATGGCCTTCGCCGGGCTGGAGCTGGTCGTGACCGCCGTCGACGCCGACGAGGTCGCCGCCGCCATCGCCGGGGTCAACCTGCGGCACTGGCCGTCCGCGCGCACCCTCGTCGGCACGGTGGAGGACACCGAGCTGCCCACCGGTGACGCCGCCCGGCACGCCGGGGCCTGGCTGGACCCGGCCCGGCGCCTGCCCGGCGTGTCCGACGCGCGCGGGCGCACCCGGCGCGTGTTCAACCTGCAGGCCATCTCACCCTCGTGGGACACCGTGCAGGAGGTGGCCCGGACCCTGCCGGCGACCGGAGCCAAGCTCAGCCCGGCGTTCCCGCACGCAGCCCTGCCCCCCGGCGCCGAGGCGCAGTGGACCTCCTTCGGCGGCGAGGTGCTCGAGTGCGCGGTGTGGTGGGGTCCCCTGGTCGAGCGGGCCGGACGCAGCGCTTTGCTTCTGGGGCCCGACGGGAGCGCGTCGACGGTGAGCCAGGCCGACGCCGCCGGGCCGGCGCCGACCGCCGAGGCGCTCACCGGGCTCGGCCAGTTCCTCTACGAGCCGGACCGCGCGGTGATCCGGGCGGGCCTGGTCTCGGCCCTGACCGCGGCCGTCGACGGCGTGGAGGTGGACGCCGGGCTGGGCTACGTCAGCGCCGACCGGGCGGTCGACCTGCCGTGGGCCCGCCGGTTCGTGGTGACCGAGGCGCTGCCGTTCCACGTCAAGACGCTGCGGGCCTGGCTGCGCGAGCGCGACGTCGGCAACCTGACCATCAAGAAGCGCGGGGTCAGCACCGACGCCGACGCGCTGCGTCGCCAGCTGCGGCTGACCGGCTCGGCCGAGCTGACCGTGGTCCTGACCCGGGTCGCCGGCCAGCAGGTCGTCCTGGCCGTCCGCCCCGCCTGA
- the groES gene encoding co-chaperone GroES, whose amino-acid sequence MSVSIKPLEDRIVVKSVEAEQTTASGLVIPDTAKEKPQEGEVLAIGPGRIDDKGNRVPLDVAVGDKVIYSKYGGTEVKYAGEEYLILSARDVLAVVTS is encoded by the coding sequence GTGTCGGTTTCCATCAAGCCGCTCGAAGACCGCATCGTCGTGAAGTCCGTCGAGGCCGAGCAGACGACGGCCTCCGGTCTGGTCATCCCGGACACCGCCAAGGAGAAGCCCCAGGAGGGCGAGGTCCTGGCGATCGGTCCCGGCCGCATCGACGACAAGGGCAACCGCGTCCCGCTCGACGTTGCCGTGGGTGACAAGGTCATCTACAGCAAGTACGGCGGCACCGAGGTCAAGTACGCCGGCGAGGAGTACCTCATCCTCTCGGCCCGCGACGTCCTCGCGGTTGTCACCAGCTGA